In one window of Streptomyces sp. FXJ1.172 DNA:
- a CDS encoding TetR/AcrR family transcriptional regulator produces MPQQRAAARPRARGTERSEARRAELIAIGRKLFADTSYDALSMDDIARQAHVAKGLIYYYFQSKRGYYLAIIKDSVADLVTFASSGLELAAVDRVHRTVDSYLRYAEHHQAAYRTIVSGGVGFDAEVHSIRDGVREAIVATIAEGAYGRRDISSLARMSLLSWVCSVEGATLDWIDRPELSRDTMRELLVKTLGGALRAVEELDPAYPAPQPARREA; encoded by the coding sequence CAGCAGCGTGCCGCCGCCCGTCCCCGGGCGCGAGGTACGGAGCGCTCGGAAGCGCGTCGCGCCGAACTCATCGCCATCGGGCGGAAGTTGTTCGCCGACACGTCCTACGACGCGCTGTCCATGGACGACATCGCCCGCCAGGCGCATGTTGCCAAGGGGCTGATCTACTACTACTTCCAGTCCAAGCGCGGCTACTACCTGGCGATCATCAAGGACTCCGTCGCCGACCTGGTCACCTTCGCCTCGAGCGGGCTCGAACTGGCCGCCGTCGACCGCGTCCACCGCACCGTCGACAGCTATCTGCGCTACGCCGAGCACCACCAGGCCGCCTACCGCACCATCGTCAGCGGCGGTGTCGGCTTCGACGCCGAGGTGCACTCCATCCGGGACGGTGTGCGCGAGGCGATCGTCGCCACCATCGCCGAAGGCGCCTACGGCCGCCGCGACATCTCCTCGCTGGCCCGGATGAGCCTGCTGTCCTGGGTGTGCAGCGTCGAGGGCGCGACCCTGGACTGGATCGACCGCCCCGAGCTGTCCCGCGACACCATGCGCGAGCTGCTGGTGAAGACGCTCGGCGGAGCCCTGCGCGCCGTGGAGGAACTGGATCCGGCCTACCCGGCCCCGCAGCCGGCCCGCCGCGAGGCCTGA